A DNA window from Camelina sativa cultivar DH55 chromosome 13, Cs, whole genome shotgun sequence contains the following coding sequences:
- the LOC104738262 gene encoding uncharacterized protein LOC104738262: protein MHGVLGISNLGGMGSYLGIPKSLGGSKMKIFSFVRDRLQSWTTGWTTKQLSRGGKECSGEFLVEFGPVWGTTLVSLGEALWEYAVGGWGFKNVDDFNYALLAKQLWRLIEAPKSLFARVLRDRYYQNSDPMDLIRSYSPSYGWRSIVSARSLINKGLIKRVGSGESISIWTDPWVPTQSPRPALSKGPLKDPSLKISHLIDYGTNSWRMDMLLAHFDLEDVALIRVIPLGSTQMADSLGWHFTKLWKYTVKSGYETERAVKQRIIQVIRYGPDITPLLAAVWRVSCPPKL from the exons ATGCATGGGGTACTTGGAATTTCGAATCTGGGTGGTATGGGTTCTTACTTAGGGATTCCTAAGAGCTTGGGAGGGTCCAAAATGaagattttctcttttgtcCGGGATAGACTTCAGAGTTGGACGACGGGATGGACGACAAAACAGTTATCCAGAGGGGGTAAAGAG TGCAGTGGCGAATTTTTGGTTGAGTTCGGGCCAGTATGGGGGACTACACTAGTTAGCCTGGGAGAAGCTTTGTGGGAGTACGCAGTTGGGGGATGGGGTTTTaagaatgttgatgattttaactATGCATTGTTGGCAAAACAATTGTGGCGGTTGATCGAGGCGCCGAAATCCCTTTTTGCTAGGGTTTTGAGGGACCGGTATTATCAGAATTCGGATCCTATGGACCTGATCCGATCATACTCTCCATCGTATGGGTGGCGGAGTATAGTCTCAGCTAGATCTTTGATAAACaaagggcttattaaacgggttggtTCTGGAGAGtccatttctatatggactGATCCATGGGTACCGActcaatccccaagaccagcTTTGAGCAAGGGACCTCTTAAGGACCCTTCGTTAAAAATTTCTCATTTAATTGATTATGGAACAAATTCATGGCGTATGGATATGCTTCTAGCGCATTTTGATTTGGAAGACGTGGCACTGATTAGGGTTATACCTTTGGGTAGCACTCAGATGGCAGACTCTCTTGGTTGGCACTTTACGAAATTGTGGAAATATACTGTCAAATCAGGGTATGAAACGGAGCGTGCTGTCAAACAGCGAATCATCCAGGTTATTCGATATGGCCCAGATATTACTCCCCTCCTGGCGGCTGTTTGGAGGGTGTCCTGTCCACCAAAACTGtag